CGCTCGTCCACGCCGAGGTCGTCCACGGACCGGCCCACGGCGTCCTCGGGCAGGTTCAGCAGCTCCCGCGCGTGGTCGTTGACGAGGGTGACCCGGTGCTGCGGGTCCAGCGCCAAGACGCCCTCCTTGATGCCGTGCAGCAACGCCTCCCGGTACTCGACCAGGGCCGTGATCTCGTGCGGCTCCAACCCGAGCGTCTGGTTCTTGACCCGCCGGGCCAGCAGCAGCGACCCGGCGACGCCGATCACCAGCGCCACGCCGAGCAGCCGCAGCGCGTTGTCCGGCGAGTCCAGCACACCCTCCCAGAACCCCGGCGCCTGCTGCCCGGCGGCGACGACCCCGAGGACGCGGCCGTCGTCGCCGATCACGGGGACGTGCGCGACGGTCGCACCACCCAGTTCACCGACCCACGACCGGCCCTGGAGGGCGGTGCTGTCGCCCAGCTCCAGCGGTTCGCCGACCTGGCGCGGGTCGGGTGAGGTGAGGACCCTGCGGTCGGCGCCGGCGATGACCACGTAGCTCGCGCCGGACAGGCTCTGCGCGGTCGTGGCGAACGGGGCCAGCGCGTAGTGCCGCAGCGGATCGGCCAGTGCCGTGCGCACGCCCGCGGTGGCGGCGGTGTCCTCGGCCACGGACAGCATCCGGCGTCCCTCGGTCGTGCGGAAGTTCGCCCCCGCCTGGACGACGGACAGCACACCCACCGCGCACAGCAGCGCGAGGACCACTACCAGTTGCCACACGAGCAGCTGGCGGGCCAGCGACCCACGTCCACCCATGGGCACCTCCGTGACCACAACGACCAAAAAAACCTCTAGGCGCGCAAGCGGGACTTCCCTGTTTACACGAGTGCAACATGTCCAACCACGCGGAAGAGAGGCGGGGATCACAGTGGCGACACCGACCACCGAACGGCCGTCGCGGCGGGCGACCGCACGACGCCCCGGGCGGCTGAAGGGCTGGCTCGCAGTGGCCGCGGCGCTGGCGGCCGTCGTGCTGGTGCCGCCGCTGCTGACCTCGGGCGGCGACACCGGCGGGGCCGCTCTGCGCGGGTTGCGGGTGCTGGTGCCCAACTCGCCGGGCGGCGGCTACGACGTCACCGCGCGCACCGCCGCCAAGGCCATGGAGGACGCCGACCTGATCCGCAACGCCGAGGTGTTCAACCTGCCCGGCGCGGGCGGCACCGTCGGCCTCGGGCGCACGGTCAACGAGCGCGGCAACGGCAAGCTCGTCATGTCGATGGGCCTGGGCGTGGTGGGCAGCGTCTACACGAACAAGTCGCCGTCGTCCCTGCTGGACACCACGCCGATCGCCAGGCTCATCGAGGAGCCGGACATCGTCGTGGTCGGCAAGGACTCGCCGTACCGGACGCTGGACGAGCTGATCACCGCCTGGAAGGCGAACCCGGGCGCGGTGCAGGTCGGCGGCGGCTCCTCGCCCGGCGGCCCGGACCACCTCGCCCCCATGCTCATCGCCAAGGCCGTGGGGCTGCCGCCCAAGCAGGTCAACTACATCCCGTTCGACGGCGGCGGCGAGCTGCTGGCGTCCGTGCTGGGCGGGAAGGTCGCGTTCGGCGTGTCCGGGGTGGGCGAGTACCGGGACCAGATCGAGGCCGGGCAGCTGCGCGTGCTGGCGGTGACCAGCGGACAGCGGGTGTCCGGGGTGGACGCCCCCACGCTGCGGGAGGCGGGCGTGGACGTCGAGTTCAGCAACTGGCGCGGCGTGGTCGCGCCGCCGGGGGTGTCGGACGCCGATCGCGCCCGGCTGGTGGACCTGTTCACGGACCTGCACGGGACCCCGCAGTGGCGGGAGGCGTTGGCGCGCAACGGCTGGACCGACGCCTTCGCGCCCGGCGCGGAGTTCGGTGACTTCCTGCGGGAGGAGAACGAGCGAGTGGCGACGGTGCTGAAGGACTTGGGGCTGGCATGACGACGGAACTGGAAGGTCGCGGCCCGTCCCCCGACCGGGGTGGGCAGCCCGACCGCGTAGCGGCCGGGAGCGGGGCGCGCGGCAGCGCCGTGGCCGGGAGCGAGGGTGGCCGCCGCTCGTGGTGGCGGGAACATTCTGAACTGGGCATCTGCGCCGTGCTGGTGGCGCTGGGCGGGCTGGTCCTGGTGGACGCGATCCGCATCCCGACCGACTTCGCCCAGCGCGGCCCCGTCGGACCCAAGGCGGTGCCGGTCGTGGTCGGCGTGGGGCTGCTGCTGGTGGCGGCGCTGCTCGCCCGGGACGTCCTGAAGGGCGGTCGGGGCGAAGCCGAAGGCGGCGAGGACGTCGACCTGGCCGCGCCCGCCGACTGGCGGACCGTGCTGCTGCTGTGCGGGGCGTTCCTGGCCAACGCGGCGCTGATCGGCGTGGTCGGGTTCCCGATCTCCGGCGCGGTGCTGTTCTGGGGCGCCGCCTACGCGTTGGGCAGCCGGCACGTCGTCCGCGACCCGCTGATCGCGGCCGGGCTGTCGCTGCTGACGTTCTTCCTGTTCAACGACCTGCTCGGCGTGCCACTGCCCGGCGGTCCGCTGGTGGGGGTGCTGTGATGGACGTCTTCGGCAACCTGGTGGCGGGGTTCGCCACCGCGCTGACCCCGACCCACCTGGCGCTGGCGGCGCTGGGCGTCCTGCTCGGCACGGCGATCGGCGTGCTGCCGGGCATCGGACCGGCGATGGCGGTGGCCCTGCTGCTGCCGATCACCTACGGCCTGGAGCCCACGGGCGCGTTCATCATGTTCGCGGGCATCTACTACGGCGGCATGTTCGGCGGCTCGACCACGTCGATCCTGCTCAACACCCCGGGTGAGAGCGCGGCGGTGGTCGCGGCGATCGACGGCAACCCGATGGCGCGGAAGGGCCGGGGTGCGCAAGCGCTTGCGGCGGCCGCGATCGGGCACTTCGTCGGCGGCATCATCGGCACGACCCTGCTCGTCCTGCTGGCGCCCACGGTCGCGAAGTACGCCGTGGACATCGGTGCGCCGGACTTCTTCGCGATCATGGTCCTGGCGTTCATCGCGGTCACGTCCGTGCTCGGCGCGTCCCGCGTGCGCGGGTTCGCGTCCCTGCTCATCGGCCTCACCATCGGCCTGGTCGGGCTGGACGAGATGACTGGCCAGCAGCGGCTCACGTTCGGGTCCCTGCACCTCGCGGACGG
This DNA window, taken from Saccharothrix variisporea, encodes the following:
- a CDS encoding sensor histidine kinase; the encoded protein is MGGRGSLARQLLVWQLVVVLALLCAVGVLSVVQAGANFRTTEGRRMLSVAEDTAATAGVRTALADPLRHYALAPFATTAQSLSGASYVVIAGADRRVLTSPDPRQVGEPLELGDSTALQGRSWVGELGGATVAHVPVIGDDGRVLGVVAAGQQAPGFWEGVLDSPDNALRLLGVALVIGVAGSLLLARRVKNQTLGLEPHEITALVEYREALLHGIKEGVLALDPQHRVTLVNDHARELLNLPEDAVGRSVDDLGVDERLRDVLTGRVTGADQVALGEGRVLTLNRMPLDVHGSVVTLRDRTELMTLQDELDASRHATDTLRAQAHEFSNRLHTIAGLVELGEYDEVRGFISRISNAQGRWRAEVSSRIADPAVAALLIAKSSLAAERGIGLRMDPASFLSTVDDVLSTDLVTVLGNLVDNALDALTEQGWIEVLVRLADGEVLVVVRDSGPGVAPELAEEVFRHGFTTKAAEQGPRGLGLALIRQTCLRRGGSVHVDGAVFTARLPVEVAA
- a CDS encoding tripartite tricarboxylate transporter TctB family protein, which gives rise to MTTELEGRGPSPDRGGQPDRVAAGSGARGSAVAGSEGGRRSWWREHSELGICAVLVALGGLVLVDAIRIPTDFAQRGPVGPKAVPVVVGVGLLLVAALLARDVLKGGRGEAEGGEDVDLAAPADWRTVLLLCGAFLANAALIGVVGFPISGAVLFWGAAYALGSRHVVRDPLIAAGLSLLTFFLFNDLLGVPLPGGPLVGVL
- a CDS encoding Bug family tripartite tricarboxylate transporter substrate binding protein, whose protein sequence is MKGWLAVAAALAAVVLVPPLLTSGGDTGGAALRGLRVLVPNSPGGGYDVTARTAAKAMEDADLIRNAEVFNLPGAGGTVGLGRTVNERGNGKLVMSMGLGVVGSVYTNKSPSSLLDTTPIARLIEEPDIVVVGKDSPYRTLDELITAWKANPGAVQVGGGSSPGGPDHLAPMLIAKAVGLPPKQVNYIPFDGGGELLASVLGGKVAFGVSGVGEYRDQIEAGQLRVLAVTSGQRVSGVDAPTLREAGVDVEFSNWRGVVAPPGVSDADRARLVDLFTDLHGTPQWREALARNGWTDAFAPGAEFGDFLREENERVATVLKDLGLA